The following is a genomic window from Aquificota bacterium.
AGCAAGGACGGCAAGAAGTATTATTAATATGCTGTAGATTACCAAAAGGGTTATAAAGCCACCCACCTTGCCCAGCTCTTCCCTTGCTATCTGTCCCAAACTTTTGCCACCCTTACGCATAGATATGGTGAGGACTACCATATCTTGAACAGCTCCAGCCAAAAGCACACCCACAAGTATCCAAAGGGTTCCGGGTAGATAGCCCATCTGGGCAGCCAGCACGGGGCCCACCAAGGGGCCAGCTCCCGATATGGAGGCGAAATGATGACCAAAAACAACCCACTTATTGGTAGGCACATAGTCAAGGCCGTTGTAAAACTTGTGGGCAGGTGTGGGATTGTTATCGTTTACTTCAAAGACCTTATAAGCTATAAAGTAGGAGTAATACCTGTAGCCTATAAAGTATATGCAAAAGGTGGCCAACAAAAGCCAGAAAGCTCCAACAGGCTCGCCCCTGGATAGGGCAAGCACACCAAAGGCGATGGCACCTACTATGGAAACTGAAAGGAGTATTAGCCTATCTTTCCAACTCATTTGAGGTGCTTATTGAAAAAGGCTATAGTCTTCTCCCATACATCATTGGCATACTCTTCGTGGTATACCTCTGGCCTTGTGTCGTTGAAGAAGGCGTGGTCCACACCAGAGTATATGATAAACTGAGCTTGAACCTTATTTTTGTTGCACTCTTCTATGGCCTTTACCACTTCCGAAAGGGGTATAAAGGAGTCTTGTCCTGCATGGATTGCCAGCACTGGAGCCTTTATCTTTGAAAAGTCAATGGGAACTATGCTGTAAAGGCCATAATAAGGCACCAAAGCCTTAAAGTCTTCTGAGAACTTGGCTCCAAAGTACCAAGTGCATGTCCCACCACAGCAAAAGCCGGTGGCACCAAGCATAAACTCTCCCACCCTTGGTACATAACCCATGTCTTGCTCTCTAAAGTATTCAATAGAGGCCTTAACCATGGCTTCCGCCTCTGAGAACCTATTTTGGAAAAGGTCTTGCATGAGCTTTCCTGCCTTGTCTGGGTCGCTGGCAGTCTGGCCTCTGTATAGGTCTATGCCAAAGGCATAAAAGCCTTCCTTGGCTAACCTGTCGCATACATCCTTTATGTGGTCCACAAGCCCCCACCACTCATGAAAGACTATGATCATAGGGCCTTTCATTTCTGGTTCTGCAAGGTAGCCAGACACTTCTATACCATCCTTTTTGAAGCTTATCATCTTCCCCATATTAAACCTCCTTAAGTTTTTAAGCAATATTATACCTAAGGTTTATGCAAAGATTGTTCCTTTTCAAACCTATCTGGTGCTATAATTGTAAAACTATGCAATTGCAAGAAAAATTAATAGTGGAAAGGGTAAAAGAGCTTGTGGAACCAATAATAAAGAGTATGGGCTACAAGCTTTTTGATGTGGAATTTAAGCCAGAAAAGGGGTGGGTTTTGAGGATAATATTGGACAAGGAAGGTGGTATAACCATAGGTGATTGTGAGGAGGTAAGCAAAAGGGTAAGCGCCCTCTTGGATGTGGAGGATATTATTCCCGTTTCTTACTTGCTTGAAGTCTCTTCTCCCGGACTTACCAGAGAGCTTACAAAGCCATCTCACTTTGAGTTTTTTGTAGGTAGGCTTGTAAGGCTTGTTTTGAGGGAGGCCATAGAAGGTAAAAGGGAGCTTAAAGGCTACATAGAAGGTATAAAAGAGAACATACTTCACATAAGAGAAAGAGAGACGGAAAAGGAATACCACATTCCTCTATCCTTAATAGCCAAGGCAAACTTGGAGCCAGAAAGATGGTAAAGAGCTTAAAAAAACTTATAGAACAGGTGGCAAAGGAGAAGAATCTACCAG
Proteins encoded in this region:
- a CDS encoding dienelactone hydrolase family protein, translated to MGKMISFKKDGIEVSGYLAEPEMKGPMIIVFHEWWGLVDHIKDVCDRLAKEGFYAFGIDLYRGQTASDPDKAGKLMQDLFQNRFSEAEAMVKASIEYFREQDMGYVPRVGEFMLGATGFCCGGTCTWYFGAKFSEDFKALVPYYGLYSIVPIDFSKIKAPVLAIHAGQDSFIPLSEVVKAIEECNKNKVQAQFIIYSGVDHAFFNDTRPEVYHEEYANDVWEKTIAFFNKHLK
- a CDS encoding ribosome maturation factor RimP, which translates into the protein MQLQEKLIVERVKELVEPIIKSMGYKLFDVEFKPEKGWVLRIILDKEGGITIGDCEEVSKRVSALLDVEDIIPVSYLLEVSSPGLTRELTKPSHFEFFVGRLVRLVLREAIEGKRELKGYIEGIKENILHIRERETEKEYHIPLSLIAKANLEPERW